ATAGCGACCGGGGATAATAGTTCTAAAACTGTAGCGACCATCAGCATCGGTAACGTCCTGTCCCCAGTACTGAAAGTTAGGATCCAACTCTGCAGGATTCGGGTCATTGGGATGATTATATCTTCCCGTATCGCAGGCCTGCCAGATCTCCACTAAAGCCCCTTCAACAGGCTGACACTGCTCATCCACCACCTGGCCAACAATAAGAATTCGCCGTCCTCTCGCCTCAAGAGTGGCTCCGCGAATGATCGTGAGATCATTATTCTTATCAGCTTGATCTGAGATTGGGTAAAAGGGCCCCTCTGTCTGCGGTGGCGTCAGTCCACACATCAATCCCTGACCCAAAGCCTTATGACCAGCCAAGCCAAGAATGCCTAATCCACCCAAGCCCATGAGTTTGCGACGTGAAATCTTTTCTTTGTTCATTTCATTCCCCCTTTTAAAAGACGCTCTCTCAATAGGTACTTGCTCCCCATTCAAAATTATAATTTATAGTGACTATCTTTATCATAGGAGAGACTTATGCTCCCTTCAGCTTCCGATCTGCAGTACTTTCTTGAGGTGGTACAAACGGGAAACATCTCTCGCGCCGCTGAGCGATTGGGCATTACCCAACCCAGTCTGAGCTTGAGCATTAAGCGCCTGGAGGAGGTTTTAGGTGGGCAACTCCTGGTCCGCACCAAGACCGGAGTCCATGCCACGCATCTTGGATTGAAGTTTCACCGCCAGTCCCGCCAACTGCTGGATCAGTGGGAGCGCATCCGTGCTGAGGCTTTGAGCACGGAAAATGAAATTAAGGGGAACTTTACAATCGGCTGCCATCCGAGCGTTGCTATTTATAGTTTGCCTCACTTTTTACCCAAGCTCTTAGTCGAAGCGCCAGAGCTTGAGTTTTCGTTGCGCCACAATCTATCGAGAAAGATCACCGAAGACGTGACTAGCTTCCAAATTGATTTTGGCTTGGTGGTCAATCCGGTCCAACACCCTGACCTGGTGATAAGGGAGTTGTTTAAGGATGAAGTGACCCTGTGGAAATGTGCAAAGGCTTCCTCTCTGCAAAAGGAGGGCGGCGTCCTGATCTTTGATCCCAACCTTTTACAGAGCCAGGCTTTGCTCAAAAAAGTCAAACGGGGCAGCCTCAAATTCGACCGAGAGATTCACAGTGCCAATCTTGAAGTGATCTCCAGTCTTGTCGCCTGCGGGGCCGGTATTGGTCTACTTCCCACCCGGGTGGCCCAACAGGTAAAGGGAGTCAAACTTGTTCACGCCTACAGCAATCCCCCGACCTTTCTTGACCGCATCTGCCTGGTCTATAGGGCAGATTCACCCAAGACAGCTGCCCACCAACATATTGTGAAAGTCATTGAAAAGACTTTAAAA
This is a stretch of genomic DNA from Pseudobdellovibrionaceae bacterium. It encodes these proteins:
- a CDS encoding LysR family transcriptional regulator, whose translation is MLPSASDLQYFLEVVQTGNISRAAERLGITQPSLSLSIKRLEEVLGGQLLVRTKTGVHATHLGLKFHRQSRQLLDQWERIRAEALSTENEIKGNFTIGCHPSVAIYSLPHFLPKLLVEAPELEFSLRHNLSRKITEDVTSFQIDFGLVVNPVQHPDLVIRELFKDEVTLWKCAKASSLQKEGGVLIFDPNLLQSQALLKKVKRGSLKFDREIHSANLEVISSLVACGAGIGLLPTRVAQQVKGVKLVHAYSNPPTFLDRICLVYRADSPKTAAHQHIVKVIEKTLKFMG